A region of the Meles meles chromosome 18, mMelMel3.1 paternal haplotype, whole genome shotgun sequence genome:
aagtattaagttATCGGGGAAATCTGAATGCCGACTATTCAAATCGATGATATTaaggaataataatttttaaggcaTGATATGGTcttgtggtgatttttttaaataaaaagtcttccttttcttttggagatatatatatgaaaatatacgTGATGGAAATGATGTGCTGActggatttgcttcaaaataaccTGGGCTTAGGGACTTCAGGGAATAAAGTGGGCCGTGAGGTGGTAATTACTGGCACTGAGAGATGGGGACATGAGATTccttatgttatttttttctacctttttatgTTTGAAACTGTCCGTCATAAAAGCTTTTATAAACCTGCATATGCAGTGACAATGATGATAAGAAAAATCCTGGCACCAGCTGCCCtcagcagctgtgtgaccttaggcaagtcactgaATCTCCCTGTGTTTGAGTTAccacgtttctttttttttctttctttctttctttttttttttttttttagttactaCGTTTCTAAGTGGAGATGGGGATGATCATGATCACGCCCGCCTCATTAAGGATTAAATGTGAAGCACTTAGAGCCATTCCTAGCACCTAGTAAGCCCTCTGTGTTACCTGCTACTCATCCGGTCTAGCTCTGAGTGGTGTTTGAGCATCTACTTCACCAGGCTGTGGAAATTCAAACAGACCTTGCATTAGGATGGAGGGGTTGGGGGCAAACTTCTTCATGCTCTAGTGTCAAACTTTGTGTAATGTGAGATTATGCGTTTTCAGTTTTGTATGAACTGTGTTTTGAACACAGAGGGAACCACTCGCACCGGCtctcctgccctctgggagctccTTAGTCGGCTGAGATAGACACATTCCCCAGCCTTGGCGTTTCCATCTGGCTGGGTGGCGAGGCCTCTGTTGGCCGCAGATACAACCGTGTGGGCAGAGATAGCAAACATGGGCGGGGTCATAAACTGGGAACACATTCCCGAGATGATGGCGGTGGTGGGAAGTGAGGAGGTGGGGCGTCCAGAAACGGAGCCCCTTTCCCTGACCacgggtggggggcggtgggggggtggagcaggGTCCCTACTCCCCTCCAATTAATTCTTTTACCTCCCTGCTGCCCCTACCTCACCTCCTTCCTTCCAGAAGGAAAGGCGCACCCAGGCCAAGTGCAAGCAAGAAAAGAGCTGTTGATTTCCTTGGCAGTGGGGTTTCGGTTTGGGTGGCGGGCACCCCCAGGCCTGCGGTGGcagcggtggggagggggcagtgacGTTGAGCAGACAAAGAGGCACTGAGTGAGAACTACTGAGCTGGTAAGACACAGAGAGCACTGCCAAGGGGCCCTCGCTCTCCGCCCCTCACCCGGCCCTGTGGCTGGCTATTTGGGGCTGCAGAGGAAAAGGGCTGAGCCGGCCAGGGGCCCAGTGCCAAGGCCTGGGAACCAGAACCTCCTTCTGGGAACCAAGAGCAGCGCTGTTCTGTAGCCACCCCTCAATCTTCATAGTCTTTGACAGGGACCATTGGCATTTTCTCCCGTGGAAAAAAAAGCAGGCTAGAAAACTGCGAATATTACAGATCAAAAGGGTATCAACTATGAAAACAGTGACTTTAAGAAAAACTCCTCTGGTGCCCGTCCAATGGCATTACTACCCCTAGCAGGTCCCACCTCTTTAGAAATCCTGAGGGGGCCCCTGCCCCAGATCACCTTCCTCCCCGACCTAATGCCCCCTCCTCCACCGCTAATAACAGCCACTAACTCACGCAGTGTCTGCTGTGTTCCAGGCATTGGGGTAAGGGCTTCACATGTATAAGCTCTTTTACTCTTTAAAACAGCCCTGTGCGGTAGGTATTTTTATTATCCTGactttaaaatgggaaaattgcAGCGCAGAGAGTTTAAATattctgcccaaggtcacacagctaaggtAGTGGCTTTTCTCCCCAGATCCTTTCCCAGCCACTTCTGTCTGCACCGAGGGTACTATATTTATCTGCTACGCACCCGTTTCCCCTGCTAGgctgcttgctctctgtctcactcaTGCATTTCCTCTGCACAGTGGATTCCCAGTGAATGTTAGCGGAAGGATAGAACTGACCCGCACATCCCAGATACACCCTCTCTGAGCTCCTAACCATTCTCAGAACACCCCTTGCTCTTTCTGGCTCTCAGCTTAGTCTACAGTGCTTTTCCCCCCTAGCCCTTTCCATTTGGTGGAATCCTATTCATCCTGCAAGGCCATCCCTCACCTGTGACCTGCTCTGTGACGCCTTCCCCAACCGCCCAGGCAGAGTCTACTGCTCGGACCTCCGGGTTCCTCTGCCCTCTGCAAATACCACAGTTAGAGCCCACACCTCAGCTATCAGGTGCACAAGCCAGACTTGTGCTATTGTCTGGGGGACATTTTACCTCTCTCTGCATCCCCAATGTCTAAGAGGCCCAGGAGGTGTGTTTTGAACAAACGAGAGATGGATGGGTGTATGCCCCCTTTGCCATTTCCCATGAGGAACTTTCCAGCAAAGGCTTTTgttgcccacccccccccacacaccactGCCTAAACTGCCCAGTAAACTGGCATTAGATGAGTTCCTGGCTGACATAATGGGTAAAGGAGCTAACCCTTCACCTTTCCTTTCAATTATCCCTCTCTATGTGGGTGCTTTCCACGTCAGGGAGGTAGGGACCTGGAGGCCTCCTTTCCTCCAGTGTTACATCTTAGAGGCACGGAGTTACTGCCCTTGGAGGGAGGATCTGGGACTCAGCCCAGCCAGGGTGGGCGTCTCCCCTAGGTCCTGCACTTGGGAGCCAGGTCCTGTCATGCCTCAACCTCTTCCCTGCCTCACCATCACACACTGAACATCAGGCCGGGATTTCAGAGAACATGAGGTCCAGAGAATCAAAGGTCCAAGGGGATTGGAGAGGGAGGCACTCAATGGCAAAAGTGGTCCTGGGCCCAGCCCAAGGGCTTTCCCCTGCACCCCATAAGCCACAGCAAGGAATGGAACACTCCAGTCATAGCTCCTTTGGTCCTGCACCATAgcttccgctcaggtcttgaccaCGTCCCACCTGGACTGTCCCAGTAACTGGTCTTTTTTCCACCAATGTACCCTCCACACAACCAGAAAGTGATTGAAACATCAAAGCTAATCTTAAAACCCTTTACCTACAAACCGCTAAATCAAGTCCTAATTCACAATCCACAAGGATCTGGTCTCCTTCCACTTCAACCATAGGCTTTCTCCACCCCTCCGTTCTACAGTTTAGGAGAGCCAAACCGTCTCAGGCTCCCCCCCCCCTTGCTCATACTCTGTTCCTCCACCTGATGCACTCAGCCTTGAAGACCCAGCACAGATGACACCCCTTAGGATAGCTTTCCTGATGTGCTGGGGAAGTGAGCGCATCAGGTAAGAATGCTCCCAgctgaaagcaacagaaaaaccCAAGCAAAGGAGTGATCCTGAGAGGAGATTTCTGCCAGGAGCGTCACCCAAGGAGCTTTTAAAAGTCCCCACCCACTGGACACAGGCCAGGCCAAGGTTAATCAGAATCTCTGTGGTGGGCGTGGGCACCAATAGTTTTCAAAACCTCCCCTCCTCTAACGTGAAGCCAAGTTGAAAATCACTGAAGCAGgggtttatttttctcacaaAATGAAAGAAGCAGGAGGTTGCCAGTGTTGGTTGAGTGGCTCAGTGATATTCAGTCCGATTTCTCAGTGATACTCTTGacctttccttcctgctttgttgccTCATGGCCACAGGATAGCTATGGTTGACCCTCCACATTCAAAGCAGGGAAAAAGcagtagggagaaagagagggctTAGTCCATCCTCGTTTATAAACAAACCAAAGACGGTCCCAGAAACCCCTTCAGTAGACTTCCCCCTAGATGTCCTTGAACTGGGCCACCCCCAGCcacaaaggaggctgggaaaatGGACAGCAGGATTCCCAATAGACAGGTCTGATCGGGCTCTATCGGGAGGGATTGAGTACATTGTTCCTCCCAAATCGGCGGGTGGtataaaggaaggaaatcagGAACAGATATTGACGGGGAGCAGAATACACCACCCcaaaaatatgccactttggcgtTAAGATTATTTTGAGCTTGGTTCAcgtaaaaaaaacaacagatgcAAGAAGGGTATTCTAGTCTCCCCCCCAGCTTTACTTTCCCCTGAAAATAGGAGACAAAACTCCCATGTGAAAAATGTCCTCTCAGCACCAGGAGAAAAGGAACATTCGATGGGGAGTCAAAGCTGAGAGACTTCTGTACCAACAgactttgttaaaaataatttttatccttcTCAAGCCTCTCCATATATTGCCTCTCTTTATTCAACCTGGCATAAAAGTATTCGCAACTTGCCACTTTTGGgggtcttcatttccttaccaGGCTCCTGGGTTGCATAAAGCTTACATAAATATGTGTGCGCTCTTCTCCCTTTGATCTGTTACAAGTTCAGTTCTCAGGCACCGCTGAAAGGCCCTAAGGGGGACGAGAGAAAGCGGCAACACGGAGTTGACAGTCAGCAGATCCTGCTCTCTCTGGGTCTGAAAGCTCTTTGGACACACAGCAGACATCACAGGAACGCCTGTGGAAACACGTATCAACATGTCCACATCTTCCTTCCAGACTGGCTGTTCCCAGCTGAACATGAGAACCACCTCGGgagcttttgaaaaataccagtgtttAGACAccgcccacccacccccccaccagccaCAGAGAGTTGAATTTAATGGACCCAGGTGAAGAACAGGGTCTATGTCCCCTTCAGTGAGCACAGTTCTTGGAACACGAAGCCCACAGGAAATCCTTGCTGAACAGAGGAAGgaatggaagagaagaaatgcTGCCCCAACCTTGTCGAACCCCAGCCTGCCCTGAGCACCTCCCCCGTggttcccccttcctctccattCCTTCTCTGCTGAGCACGGCCCTTGGCCACCCTCCATTAGCCACATGTATGCTCCAGGGGGACTCTCCTGTCTACGCAcactgcctgcttctcctcccgccGCCATGCTGGGTGCCCCAGGCCCACTCGCTCTCTGTAGCTGCCCTCGTCTGAGAAGGACATCACTCTGTCAACAGCCAGGCTCACTTTGTCTTATTTAGCTAAACTCCTGCCTGGCGTGAGAGGAGAACAGCGTGAGGggtaggcttccaaatgtttgcTCTTCCCTGTTCAGCCACAATCCCAAAATGGACGCCCTAGTTTTCAGTGGCAGCGGGCCTAGCGAGCAACAACTTAACAAGGAACCCACAGACAAAATTTTCGCTGCTTCTGCCCATGTGTAGAACATGCATCTTATCTGATTTCTTGGACAAGTGTGAGTCTGAGAAATGCCTCTGCTGATGTCACAGCATGAGTCAGTGGTGACTGTCTCCAGAGATGATATCATCCGATAGCAGATTCGGGGCCCATGGCACTTCTGAAACTGCTTGATCAAAGGTCACCTCCAGGGCCAGCTTCATGGAAGCGTGGCCTCTATAGTCCCACAGAGCCCCAGGCCATGTGCTGAGGAGGGTCCTATGCTTGGTTTTACAATCTGCTTTTGCCATCTCGAAATTCTGAACAGTTTTTGAACAAGGGGCCCTATGTTTTCATCTTGCACTGGGCCCTGAAATTACGTGTCAGCTTCTGGTCTCTCATCGTCTCTTACAAAATCCAGGGAGGTTTTCCTTCTCAGAAGGATCTCCACACTATATGACCTCAGCCTcctggaacgcctgggtggctcagtgggttgggcatctgcctttggctcgggtcgtgatcccgaagtcctgggatcaagtcctgcatcaggctccttgctcagtgagagcctgcctttctctctgcccctccccctgctcacactcatgagcacacgctctctctctctctgataaataaataaataaaatctttttaaaaagaaaagaaaggagggaacaCCCCACTCCCCCATTCTCTTTCCCTGCTTTAGGAGAGGGCGCTGAAACAGGGCTGCTTGGGCTGCAAATGATGGTTGAGATCAAGAGGCCCAGGGGAGCGagccctccccagctcccagacGTGAACGAGACTTAAAAGGACCAACTTGGGAGCCCAGGGCTCCAGCAAACAAAGACAACCGGAGTCAGCTCCAgcccaaaacagaaaatcaacaggaAAACTTGAGGGGACCATATCAGACTTCATACACCTGGAAGAAGCCCTTCCAAGCCCTGGAGGGGCCAGCCACCGTGTGTGCAGATAAATGAAAACCGAGCCACAGCGCCCTCTACTAGGCCAGAGCGTTGGGAGGAGCCTGGAGAGGTCCTGCGGAGAAAGTCAAGTTTTCCAAGGAAAAGGCTGAGGGAAGTTCATTTACCACCGAAGAAGGTGGCCCAGAGCACAGTAGAAGGACAGAAAAGGAGACTGGGGGCGGGATGGAACTGGGGGAGACGGCTGCTGGAGGCAGTGGATGTGAGATGGGGCCCACTCCAATTctgtccccctacccccaccccaggctggccAAGCAGGGATCTGCTGGACCAGGCTCTTTGTAAGCAGCAGAGGTTCTAGAAGGCAGAGTCTCAGCCTTGGCTCAGAGAAGAGGAACAGAAGATGATGATGTCAAGGCCTTAGGAGGGGAGCCCGAGACAGAGAAAGGAATTGGGGCCTGGCCTCCCCAGGGCAGTGTTCATCAAGGTCCAGGATCTGCCCTGTCTTGGCATCTCCTGGCCAGGCCATGGCTCAGGTATCTGACACCTGGGGCCTGGAGTCACATGCCAGGAAATCGAACACTCTTGGGCCCCAGCCCCCGATTTCCAGCAGCTACAAGAACACAGGGTttctggaggaggaagcaggtctccGGAGTCGGGCAGCAGGGAGACAGACTACTTCCGGGGAGAGGACACTCAGGAGAAGGCTCTCCCACcagcaggggtgagaggttgagaggagaaggaagcaggtggggtgggggggagaagagTGGAGTGGAGAGGACAAAGCTGGGTCAGGCGGAGGGGTGGGTGctccagagaaaggaggagatgggcagagaaagcaggtcttaGTCACCTAGCCTAGCTGAACGCCCTGAAATCCGATCGCTGGTCTGTCTTCCTTATCCCCTTCATATGAGTGACAGCCTGGCCCTCTGGTGCCTATGGGGCCCACCCAGCTGAGCTGGCAGAGAAAGACTTTATTCCAATAAGAGAAATTAGTACATGGGTGGAAGCAGAGACGTGGAAGCCCCCAGACCCAGAGTGACCAACAGGGTCTTGGACCAAGAGACTTAGACATTAACCTTCCAGAAACAAAGAGATGCTAGGAGAATCCTTGGGTCCAGGGGACCTCTTACCCCAAGGGCCTGAAAAAGGAGACTTAAACCCCAAAGGAGTAGCAAAAGTCACCCAGACCTGAGTGAACCCCCAAAGGGAGGCCCCAGCCCACAGAGCCCCCATGGGAGACCTCCAGGAGAGAGAGCTGACAGTGGGGATGGAATTCTCTTGACTCATTCTTCCTTTATGGGGCTTCTCTTCCCCAGCTCCTCCTACTCCACTCCAGGACTATGCCAATCTTTAGCCATGCTCCTGCCAGCTGGTCACCTGCTGTCTCTCCTGCTGGTGATAGGCCCAGGTGGCACGGAGTCTGGTCCCCGGGCACCTCCGCAGGGCTGTTATGCGGCGGAAGAAGCCGGTGAACCGACGTTCCGTTGCAGCCGGGCAGGCCTGAGCGCGGTGCCCACCGGCATCCCCAACGACACACGCAAGCTCTACCTGGATGCCAACCGGCTGGCCTCGGTGCCAGCTGGAGCCTTCCAGCACCTGCCTGTCCTGGAGGAGCTGGATCTGTCCCATAATGTCCTTGCCCACCTCTCGGGGGCCGCGTTCCGGGGCCTAGCGGGCACACTGCGCCACCTTGACCTCTCTGCCAACCGGCTGGCCTCGGTGCCCGTAGAGGCCTTCGTGGGCCTGCAGATCCAAGTGAATCTGTCCGCCAACCCCTGGCACTGTGACTGTGCCCTCCAGGAGGTACTCAGGCAGGTGAGGCTGGCCCCGGGCACTGGAACAGGCATCGTGTGTGGCCCCGGAGCCCGCCCGGACCTCGTGGGGCAGGAGTTCCTGCCGCTGGcggggcagaaagagctgtgtgggccggggcggggcggggcccagCGGAGCCCCGATGTGGCCCTGCTGGTCACCATGGGGGGCTGGCTGGCACTCGTTGGGGCTTATCTGGCCCACTACATGTGGCAGAACCGGGAGGACACCCGACGTCCCCTCAAGCAGGCCCCGCGGCTGCCTGTGCGCTCAGAGGACTCCTCCACGCTCAGCACAATGGTCTGAGGACCCGCGCCACCCCTCCAGGCCCGTCTGACGACCTGGCCTACCCTCCACCCGCTctgccctttcttttcctctgaccctctctgcctcctccacagtcccatcccatcccccaaatcccacccccacttccttttccctctcccctaaAAACCcaatctctcactctctcaaccCACACCCTCTGTGGTGCCTGGAGTCTTTGGTGCCTACCCTGTGTCTGAATTGTGCTAGACTCGGAGACCCAAAGCTCCCAAGtcttcatgggggggggggggggcagcagagcAGAGAATGACAGCGCCCActcaggggg
Encoded here:
- the LRRC3C gene encoding leucine-rich repeat-containing protein 3C produces the protein MGLLFPSSSYSTPGLCQSLAMLLPAGHLLSLLLVIGPGGTESGPRAPPQGCYAAEEAGEPTFRCSRAGLSAVPTGIPNDTRKLYLDANRLASVPAGAFQHLPVLEELDLSHNVLAHLSGAAFRGLAGTLRHLDLSANRLASVPVEAFVGLQIQVNLSANPWHCDCALQEVLRQVRLAPGTGTGIVCGPGARPDLVGQEFLPLAGQKELCGPGRGGAQRSPDVALLVTMGGWLALVGAYLAHYMWQNREDTRRPLKQAPRLPVRSEDSSTLSTMV